From Phycodurus eques isolate BA_2022a chromosome 1, UOR_Pequ_1.1, whole genome shotgun sequence, one genomic window encodes:
- the LOC133397659 gene encoding mitochondrial carnitine/acylcarnitine carrier protein-like, with amino-acid sequence MGDEPSVSPLKNFVAGGVGGACLLLAGHPLDTIKVRLQTQPKVSSLSSYGAYTGTLDCFRKTISKEGILGLYKGMGAPLVGAAPMMAISFFGFGLGKRLQRTEPGRALTHTQIFLSGCLAGVFTTVIVAPGERIKCLLQVQAGGGPSKYSGPLDCATRLYKEQGIRSVYKGTLLTLIRDVPSNGLYFLTYEYLKDLLTPEGQSVSQLGAAYILLAGGVAGILNWTIALPPDVLKSNFQTAADGKYRGLVDVLRTLLREEGAKALYKGFNAVFLRAFPANAACFLGFEVALKALNWLAPGW; translated from the exons ATGGGGGACGAGCCAAGTGTTTCTCCGCTCAAGAACTTTGTGGCCGGGGGGGTCGGCGGCGCGTGCCTGCTGCTGGCCGGACACCCGCTGGACACCATCAAG GTGAGACTCCAGACTCAGCCCAAAGTCTCCTCGCTCTCTAGCTACGGCGCCTACACGGGAACCTTGGACTGCTTTCGCAAGACCATCTCCAAAGAG GGCATCCTGGGCCTGTACAAAGGCATGGGCGCACCTCTGGTGGGTGCGGCGCCCATGATGGCCATCAGCTTCTTCGGCTTCGGTTTGGGGAAGCGGCTCCAGCGGACCGAGCCCGGCCGAGCGCTCAC GCACACTCAGATATTCCTGTCCGGATGTCTGGCGGGGGTCTTCACAACAGTCATCGTGGCTCCGGGAGAGAGGATTAAATGCTTACTGCAG GTGCAGGCCGGCGGTGGCCCGTCCAAATATTCCGGCCCTCTTGACTGCGCCACACGTCTCTACAAGGAACAGGGCATCCGCAGCGTCTACAAAGGGACGCTGCTGACACTCATCAGAG ATGTGCCTTCTAACGGTCTCTATTTCCTGACTTATGAATACCTGAAAGACCTCCTGACTCCAGAAGGTCAAAG tgtttcCCAGCTTGGCGCCGCCTACATCCTGCTCGCCGGCGGCGTGGCTGGAATCTTGAACTGGACCATCGCGCTTCCCCCAGACGTCCTCAAGTCCAACTTTCAGACAG CCGCAGACGGCAAGTACAGAGGACTGGTGGACGTCTTGAGGACGCTGCTTCGAGAAGAAGGAGCCAAAGCGCTCTACAAAGGCTTCAACGCCGTCTTTCTCCGAGCCTTCCCCGCCAACGCC GCTTGTTTCTTGGGCTTCGAAGTGGCCTTGAAGGCTTTGAACTGGCTGGCCCCTGGCTGGTGA
- the LOC133412473 gene encoding 6-phosphofructo-2-kinase/fructose-2,6-bisphosphatase 1-like isoform X4: protein MRMKPTAMTRDDGAAHAGRKLRFRRPYASVPQFTNSPTMIVMVGLPARGKTYISKKLTRYLNWIGVTTKVFNVGQYRRDATRAYSSFEFFKPDNAEAMTIRKACAIAALKDVCDYFTSEQGQVVVFDATNTTTERRAVILNFAKENGYKVFFVESICDDPEIIAENIKQVKLSSPDYINCDKDEAVADFLKRIECYKLTYVALDDIKDRNLSYIKIFNVGSRYLVNRVQDHIQSRIVYYLMNIHVTPRSIYLCRHGESELNLVGRIGGDSGLSARGAEFAGALGAYVRKQNISELKVWTSHMKRTIQTAEGLGVAYEQWKALNEIDAGVCEEMSYEEIQENYPEEFALRDQDKYRYRYPKGESYEDLVQRLEPVIMELERQENVLVVCHQAVMRCLLAYFLDKSAAELPYLKCPLHTVLKLTPVAYGCKVESVFLNVEAVNTHRDKPENVDVDREAEEALETVPEHI from the exons ATGAGGATGAAGCCCACTGCGATGACGCGAGACGACGGGGCCGCGCACGCGGGGAGGAAGCTCCGCTTTCGGCGTCCGTACG cgTCGGTTCCGCAGTTCACCAACTCGCCCACCATGATCGTGATGGTCGGACTGCCCGCCCGCGGGAAAACGTACATCTCCAAAAAGCTCACCCGCTACCTCAACTGGATTGGCGTCACCACCAAAG TGTTCAACGTGGGCCAGTACCGGCGAGACGCCACCCGCGCCTACAGCAGCTTTGAGTTCTTCAAACCCGACAACGCCGAGGCCATGACGATCCGGAA GGCGTGCGCCATCGCCGCGCTCAAGGACGTGTGCGACTACTTCACCAGCGAGCAGGGCCAAGTGGTG GTTTTCGACGCCACCAACACGACAACGGAGCGCCGAGCGGTCATCCTCAACTTCGCGAAGGAAAACGGCTACAAG GTTTTCTTTGTGGAGTCCATCTGTGATGATCCAGAGATCATTGCTGAGAATATTAAG CAAGTGAAGCTAAGCAGTCCCGATTACATCAACTGTGACAAGGACGAGGCTGTGGCCGACTTCCTGAAGAGGATTGAATGCTACAAGTTGACGTACGTGGCACTGGACGATATTAAGGACAG GAACTTGTCCTACATCAAAATCTTCAACGTGGGCAGCAGATACCTGGTGAACCGCGTGCAGGACCACATCCAGAGCAGGATCGTTTACTACCTCATGAACATCCACGTCACGCCGCGCTCCATCTACCTGTGTCGCCACGGCGAGAGCGAGCTCAACCTGGTGGGCCGCATCGGCGGAGACTCCGGCTTGTCGGCTCGCGGCGCCGAG TTTGCCGGCGCTCTGGGAGCGTACGTGCGCAAGCAGAACATCAGCGAGCTGAAGGTGTGGACCAGCCACATGAAGAGGACCATCCAGACGGCGGAAGGTCTGGGGGTCGCGTACGAGCAGTGGAAGGCTCTCAATGAGATCGACGCT GGCGTATGTGAGGAGATGTCGTACGAGGAGATTCAGGAGAATTATCCGGAAGAGTTTGCACTGCGAGACCAAGACAAGTACCGCTACCGCTACCCAAAAGGCGAG TCTTACGAGGACCTGGTCCAGCGTCTGGAGCCCGTCATCATGGAGCTGGAGAGGCAGGAGAACGTGCTGGTCGTCTGCCACCAGGCCGTCATGAGATGTTTGCTAGCGTACTTCCTGGACAAAAGTGCAG CGGAACTGCCCTACCTCAAGTGTCCTCTTCACACGGTCCTCAAACTCACCCCGGTCGCCTACG GGTGTAAAGTGGAGTCGGTCTTCCTGAATGTCGAGGCTGTGAACACGCACCGCGATAAACCTGAG AACGTGGACGTGGACAGAGAAGCGGAAGAGGCGCTGGAGACCGTCCCGGAGCACATCTAG
- the LOC133412473 gene encoding 6-phosphofructo-2-kinase/fructose-2,6-bisphosphatase 1-like isoform X2, whose product MRMKPTAMTRDDGAAHAGRKLRFRRPYGEPLAHAHATRHHSPRGCVTGSTWIIPQWASGASVLGVTWSLMEKKLARRVRCTSTASVPQFTNSPTMIVMVGLPARGKTYISKKLTRYLNWIGVTTKVFNVGQYRRDATRAYSSFEFFKPDNAEAMTIRKACAIAALKDVCDYFTSEQGQVVVFDATNTTTERRAVILNFAKENGYKQVKLSSPDYINCDKDEAVADFLKRIECYKLTYVALDDIKDRNLSYIKIFNVGSRYLVNRVQDHIQSRIVYYLMNIHVTPRSIYLCRHGESELNLVGRIGGDSGLSARGAEFAGALGAYVRKQNISELKVWTSHMKRTIQTAEGLGVAYEQWKALNEIDAGVCEEMSYEEIQENYPEEFALRDQDKYRYRYPKGESYEDLVQRLEPVIMELERQENVLVVCHQAVMRCLLAYFLDKSAAELPYLKCPLHTVLKLTPVAYGCKVESVFLNVEAVNTHRDKPENVDVDREAEEALETVPEHI is encoded by the exons ATGAGGATGAAGCCCACTGCGATGACGCGAGACGACGGGGCCGCGCACGCGGGGAGGAAGCTCCGCTTTCGGCGTCCGTACGGTGAGCCGCTGGCGCACGCGCACGCGACACGTCATCACTCGCCGCGCGGTTGCGTAACAGGAAGCACGTGGATAATTCCACAGTGGGCGTCGGGGGCGAGTGTTTTGGGGGTCACGTGGTCGCTCATGGAGAAAAAGCTGGCGCGGCGCGTGCGCTGCACGAGCACAG cgTCGGTTCCGCAGTTCACCAACTCGCCCACCATGATCGTGATGGTCGGACTGCCCGCCCGCGGGAAAACGTACATCTCCAAAAAGCTCACCCGCTACCTCAACTGGATTGGCGTCACCACCAAAG TGTTCAACGTGGGCCAGTACCGGCGAGACGCCACCCGCGCCTACAGCAGCTTTGAGTTCTTCAAACCCGACAACGCCGAGGCCATGACGATCCGGAA GGCGTGCGCCATCGCCGCGCTCAAGGACGTGTGCGACTACTTCACCAGCGAGCAGGGCCAAGTGGTG GTTTTCGACGCCACCAACACGACAACGGAGCGCCGAGCGGTCATCCTCAACTTCGCGAAGGAAAACGGCTACAAG CAAGTGAAGCTAAGCAGTCCCGATTACATCAACTGTGACAAGGACGAGGCTGTGGCCGACTTCCTGAAGAGGATTGAATGCTACAAGTTGACGTACGTGGCACTGGACGATATTAAGGACAG GAACTTGTCCTACATCAAAATCTTCAACGTGGGCAGCAGATACCTGGTGAACCGCGTGCAGGACCACATCCAGAGCAGGATCGTTTACTACCTCATGAACATCCACGTCACGCCGCGCTCCATCTACCTGTGTCGCCACGGCGAGAGCGAGCTCAACCTGGTGGGCCGCATCGGCGGAGACTCCGGCTTGTCGGCTCGCGGCGCCGAG TTTGCCGGCGCTCTGGGAGCGTACGTGCGCAAGCAGAACATCAGCGAGCTGAAGGTGTGGACCAGCCACATGAAGAGGACCATCCAGACGGCGGAAGGTCTGGGGGTCGCGTACGAGCAGTGGAAGGCTCTCAATGAGATCGACGCT GGCGTATGTGAGGAGATGTCGTACGAGGAGATTCAGGAGAATTATCCGGAAGAGTTTGCACTGCGAGACCAAGACAAGTACCGCTACCGCTACCCAAAAGGCGAG TCTTACGAGGACCTGGTCCAGCGTCTGGAGCCCGTCATCATGGAGCTGGAGAGGCAGGAGAACGTGCTGGTCGTCTGCCACCAGGCCGTCATGAGATGTTTGCTAGCGTACTTCCTGGACAAAAGTGCAG CGGAACTGCCCTACCTCAAGTGTCCTCTTCACACGGTCCTCAAACTCACCCCGGTCGCCTACG GGTGTAAAGTGGAGTCGGTCTTCCTGAATGTCGAGGCTGTGAACACGCACCGCGATAAACCTGAG AACGTGGACGTGGACAGAGAAGCGGAAGAGGCGCTGGAGACCGTCCCGGAGCACATCTAG
- the LOC133412473 gene encoding 6-phosphofructo-2-kinase/fructose-2,6-bisphosphatase 1-like isoform X1, producing MRMKPTAMTRDDGAAHAGRKLRFRRPYGEPLAHAHATRHHSPRGCVTGSTWIIPQWASGASVLGVTWSLMEKKLARRVRCTSTASVPQFTNSPTMIVMVGLPARGKTYISKKLTRYLNWIGVTTKVFNVGQYRRDATRAYSSFEFFKPDNAEAMTIRKACAIAALKDVCDYFTSEQGQVVVFDATNTTTERRAVILNFAKENGYKVFFVESICDDPEIIAENIKQVKLSSPDYINCDKDEAVADFLKRIECYKLTYVALDDIKDRNLSYIKIFNVGSRYLVNRVQDHIQSRIVYYLMNIHVTPRSIYLCRHGESELNLVGRIGGDSGLSARGAEFAGALGAYVRKQNISELKVWTSHMKRTIQTAEGLGVAYEQWKALNEIDAGVCEEMSYEEIQENYPEEFALRDQDKYRYRYPKGESYEDLVQRLEPVIMELERQENVLVVCHQAVMRCLLAYFLDKSAAELPYLKCPLHTVLKLTPVAYGCKVESVFLNVEAVNTHRDKPENVDVDREAEEALETVPEHI from the exons ATGAGGATGAAGCCCACTGCGATGACGCGAGACGACGGGGCCGCGCACGCGGGGAGGAAGCTCCGCTTTCGGCGTCCGTACGGTGAGCCGCTGGCGCACGCGCACGCGACACGTCATCACTCGCCGCGCGGTTGCGTAACAGGAAGCACGTGGATAATTCCACAGTGGGCGTCGGGGGCGAGTGTTTTGGGGGTCACGTGGTCGCTCATGGAGAAAAAGCTGGCGCGGCGCGTGCGCTGCACGAGCACAG cgTCGGTTCCGCAGTTCACCAACTCGCCCACCATGATCGTGATGGTCGGACTGCCCGCCCGCGGGAAAACGTACATCTCCAAAAAGCTCACCCGCTACCTCAACTGGATTGGCGTCACCACCAAAG TGTTCAACGTGGGCCAGTACCGGCGAGACGCCACCCGCGCCTACAGCAGCTTTGAGTTCTTCAAACCCGACAACGCCGAGGCCATGACGATCCGGAA GGCGTGCGCCATCGCCGCGCTCAAGGACGTGTGCGACTACTTCACCAGCGAGCAGGGCCAAGTGGTG GTTTTCGACGCCACCAACACGACAACGGAGCGCCGAGCGGTCATCCTCAACTTCGCGAAGGAAAACGGCTACAAG GTTTTCTTTGTGGAGTCCATCTGTGATGATCCAGAGATCATTGCTGAGAATATTAAG CAAGTGAAGCTAAGCAGTCCCGATTACATCAACTGTGACAAGGACGAGGCTGTGGCCGACTTCCTGAAGAGGATTGAATGCTACAAGTTGACGTACGTGGCACTGGACGATATTAAGGACAG GAACTTGTCCTACATCAAAATCTTCAACGTGGGCAGCAGATACCTGGTGAACCGCGTGCAGGACCACATCCAGAGCAGGATCGTTTACTACCTCATGAACATCCACGTCACGCCGCGCTCCATCTACCTGTGTCGCCACGGCGAGAGCGAGCTCAACCTGGTGGGCCGCATCGGCGGAGACTCCGGCTTGTCGGCTCGCGGCGCCGAG TTTGCCGGCGCTCTGGGAGCGTACGTGCGCAAGCAGAACATCAGCGAGCTGAAGGTGTGGACCAGCCACATGAAGAGGACCATCCAGACGGCGGAAGGTCTGGGGGTCGCGTACGAGCAGTGGAAGGCTCTCAATGAGATCGACGCT GGCGTATGTGAGGAGATGTCGTACGAGGAGATTCAGGAGAATTATCCGGAAGAGTTTGCACTGCGAGACCAAGACAAGTACCGCTACCGCTACCCAAAAGGCGAG TCTTACGAGGACCTGGTCCAGCGTCTGGAGCCCGTCATCATGGAGCTGGAGAGGCAGGAGAACGTGCTGGTCGTCTGCCACCAGGCCGTCATGAGATGTTTGCTAGCGTACTTCCTGGACAAAAGTGCAG CGGAACTGCCCTACCTCAAGTGTCCTCTTCACACGGTCCTCAAACTCACCCCGGTCGCCTACG GGTGTAAAGTGGAGTCGGTCTTCCTGAATGTCGAGGCTGTGAACACGCACCGCGATAAACCTGAG AACGTGGACGTGGACAGAGAAGCGGAAGAGGCGCTGGAGACCGTCCCGGAGCACATCTAG
- the LOC133412473 gene encoding 6-phosphofructo-2-kinase/fructose-2,6-bisphosphatase 1-like isoform X5: MEKKLARRVRCTSTASVPQFTNSPTMIVMVGLPARGKTYISKKLTRYLNWIGVTTKVFNVGQYRRDATRAYSSFEFFKPDNAEAMTIRKACAIAALKDVCDYFTSEQGQVVVFDATNTTTERRAVILNFAKENGYKVFFVESICDDPEIIAENIKQVKLSSPDYINCDKDEAVADFLKRIECYKLTYVALDDIKDRNLSYIKIFNVGSRYLVNRVQDHIQSRIVYYLMNIHVTPRSIYLCRHGESELNLVGRIGGDSGLSARGAEFAGALGAYVRKQNISELKVWTSHMKRTIQTAEGLGVAYEQWKALNEIDAGVCEEMSYEEIQENYPEEFALRDQDKYRYRYPKGESYEDLVQRLEPVIMELERQENVLVVCHQAVMRCLLAYFLDKSAAELPYLKCPLHTVLKLTPVAYGCKVESVFLNVEAVNTHRDKPENVDVDREAEEALETVPEHI, encoded by the exons ATGGAGAAAAAGCTGGCGCGGCGCGTGCGCTGCACGAGCACAG cgTCGGTTCCGCAGTTCACCAACTCGCCCACCATGATCGTGATGGTCGGACTGCCCGCCCGCGGGAAAACGTACATCTCCAAAAAGCTCACCCGCTACCTCAACTGGATTGGCGTCACCACCAAAG TGTTCAACGTGGGCCAGTACCGGCGAGACGCCACCCGCGCCTACAGCAGCTTTGAGTTCTTCAAACCCGACAACGCCGAGGCCATGACGATCCGGAA GGCGTGCGCCATCGCCGCGCTCAAGGACGTGTGCGACTACTTCACCAGCGAGCAGGGCCAAGTGGTG GTTTTCGACGCCACCAACACGACAACGGAGCGCCGAGCGGTCATCCTCAACTTCGCGAAGGAAAACGGCTACAAG GTTTTCTTTGTGGAGTCCATCTGTGATGATCCAGAGATCATTGCTGAGAATATTAAG CAAGTGAAGCTAAGCAGTCCCGATTACATCAACTGTGACAAGGACGAGGCTGTGGCCGACTTCCTGAAGAGGATTGAATGCTACAAGTTGACGTACGTGGCACTGGACGATATTAAGGACAG GAACTTGTCCTACATCAAAATCTTCAACGTGGGCAGCAGATACCTGGTGAACCGCGTGCAGGACCACATCCAGAGCAGGATCGTTTACTACCTCATGAACATCCACGTCACGCCGCGCTCCATCTACCTGTGTCGCCACGGCGAGAGCGAGCTCAACCTGGTGGGCCGCATCGGCGGAGACTCCGGCTTGTCGGCTCGCGGCGCCGAG TTTGCCGGCGCTCTGGGAGCGTACGTGCGCAAGCAGAACATCAGCGAGCTGAAGGTGTGGACCAGCCACATGAAGAGGACCATCCAGACGGCGGAAGGTCTGGGGGTCGCGTACGAGCAGTGGAAGGCTCTCAATGAGATCGACGCT GGCGTATGTGAGGAGATGTCGTACGAGGAGATTCAGGAGAATTATCCGGAAGAGTTTGCACTGCGAGACCAAGACAAGTACCGCTACCGCTACCCAAAAGGCGAG TCTTACGAGGACCTGGTCCAGCGTCTGGAGCCCGTCATCATGGAGCTGGAGAGGCAGGAGAACGTGCTGGTCGTCTGCCACCAGGCCGTCATGAGATGTTTGCTAGCGTACTTCCTGGACAAAAGTGCAG CGGAACTGCCCTACCTCAAGTGTCCTCTTCACACGGTCCTCAAACTCACCCCGGTCGCCTACG GGTGTAAAGTGGAGTCGGTCTTCCTGAATGTCGAGGCTGTGAACACGCACCGCGATAAACCTGAG AACGTGGACGTGGACAGAGAAGCGGAAGAGGCGCTGGAGACCGTCCCGGAGCACATCTAG
- the LOC133412473 gene encoding 6-phosphofructo-2-kinase/fructose-2,6-bisphosphatase 1-like isoform X3, translating to MSHSHSTLTQTRLEKTWVPWVRNRLSKRRGSSVPQFTNSPTMIVMVGLPARGKTYISKKLTRYLNWIGVTTKVFNVGQYRRDATRAYSSFEFFKPDNAEAMTIRKACAIAALKDVCDYFTSEQGQVVVFDATNTTTERRAVILNFAKENGYKVFFVESICDDPEIIAENIKQVKLSSPDYINCDKDEAVADFLKRIECYKLTYVALDDIKDRNLSYIKIFNVGSRYLVNRVQDHIQSRIVYYLMNIHVTPRSIYLCRHGESELNLVGRIGGDSGLSARGAEFAGALGAYVRKQNISELKVWTSHMKRTIQTAEGLGVAYEQWKALNEIDAGVCEEMSYEEIQENYPEEFALRDQDKYRYRYPKGESYEDLVQRLEPVIMELERQENVLVVCHQAVMRCLLAYFLDKSAAELPYLKCPLHTVLKLTPVAYGCKVESVFLNVEAVNTHRDKPENVDVDREAEEALETVPEHI from the exons ATGTCGCACAGCCACAGCACCCTCACTCAAACGCGCCTCGAGAAGACGTGGGTGCCGTGGGTGCGAAACCGACTCAGCAAGCGTCGAGGAT cgTCGGTTCCGCAGTTCACCAACTCGCCCACCATGATCGTGATGGTCGGACTGCCCGCCCGCGGGAAAACGTACATCTCCAAAAAGCTCACCCGCTACCTCAACTGGATTGGCGTCACCACCAAAG TGTTCAACGTGGGCCAGTACCGGCGAGACGCCACCCGCGCCTACAGCAGCTTTGAGTTCTTCAAACCCGACAACGCCGAGGCCATGACGATCCGGAA GGCGTGCGCCATCGCCGCGCTCAAGGACGTGTGCGACTACTTCACCAGCGAGCAGGGCCAAGTGGTG GTTTTCGACGCCACCAACACGACAACGGAGCGCCGAGCGGTCATCCTCAACTTCGCGAAGGAAAACGGCTACAAG GTTTTCTTTGTGGAGTCCATCTGTGATGATCCAGAGATCATTGCTGAGAATATTAAG CAAGTGAAGCTAAGCAGTCCCGATTACATCAACTGTGACAAGGACGAGGCTGTGGCCGACTTCCTGAAGAGGATTGAATGCTACAAGTTGACGTACGTGGCACTGGACGATATTAAGGACAG GAACTTGTCCTACATCAAAATCTTCAACGTGGGCAGCAGATACCTGGTGAACCGCGTGCAGGACCACATCCAGAGCAGGATCGTTTACTACCTCATGAACATCCACGTCACGCCGCGCTCCATCTACCTGTGTCGCCACGGCGAGAGCGAGCTCAACCTGGTGGGCCGCATCGGCGGAGACTCCGGCTTGTCGGCTCGCGGCGCCGAG TTTGCCGGCGCTCTGGGAGCGTACGTGCGCAAGCAGAACATCAGCGAGCTGAAGGTGTGGACCAGCCACATGAAGAGGACCATCCAGACGGCGGAAGGTCTGGGGGTCGCGTACGAGCAGTGGAAGGCTCTCAATGAGATCGACGCT GGCGTATGTGAGGAGATGTCGTACGAGGAGATTCAGGAGAATTATCCGGAAGAGTTTGCACTGCGAGACCAAGACAAGTACCGCTACCGCTACCCAAAAGGCGAG TCTTACGAGGACCTGGTCCAGCGTCTGGAGCCCGTCATCATGGAGCTGGAGAGGCAGGAGAACGTGCTGGTCGTCTGCCACCAGGCCGTCATGAGATGTTTGCTAGCGTACTTCCTGGACAAAAGTGCAG CGGAACTGCCCTACCTCAAGTGTCCTCTTCACACGGTCCTCAAACTCACCCCGGTCGCCTACG GGTGTAAAGTGGAGTCGGTCTTCCTGAATGTCGAGGCTGTGAACACGCACCGCGATAAACCTGAG AACGTGGACGTGGACAGAGAAGCGGAAGAGGCGCTGGAGACCGTCCCGGAGCACATCTAG